The following coding sequences lie in one Cannabis sativa cultivar Pink pepper isolate KNU-18-1 chromosome 5, ASM2916894v1, whole genome shotgun sequence genomic window:
- the LOC115716565 gene encoding putative glycerol-3-phosphate transporter 4, whose translation MRGTPPGISLVRAIRGKDWSLTSYRYVMLLVTFVAYACYHASRKPSSIVKSVLYPDPTKVNGLVTGFYPWPIGEVFLKKEEFVNEHRNVSREKGWAPFNGKDGTSKLGEIDLAFLGCYSLGMYVAGHLGDTLDLRLFLTTGMIGSGIFVCLFGMGYFWNVHSFGFYLVMQMLAGLFQATGWPSVVAVIGNWFGKRKRGLIMGVWNAHTSVGNISGSLLAASVLEFGWGWSFIVPGGLIVMGGILVYMFLAAYPEDVGFSCSQGSATNEEESPIEKRESNGGGGVLPSHGSVSRSSVGLVQACMIPGVIPFALCLFFAKLVAYTFLYWLPFYLSQTEIGGEYVSVKSAGNLSTLFDVGGIFGGILAGYVSDKLRARATTAACFMYAAIPSLLLYRSYGNISKTVNIVLMMTAGLFVNGPYALITTAVSADLGTHSSLRGNSRALATVTAIIDGTGSVGAALGPLLTGFLSTKGWDTVFVMLMLGALIAGLLLSRLVAAEISERASKQLPVSNGQQNCGASASQPLLGDQR comes from the exons ATGAGGGGAACCCCACCTGGGATTTCGCTCGTCAGAGCCATTAGAGGTAAAGATTGGAGCCTTACGAGTTACAGATATGTGATGTTGTTAGTTACTTTTGTAGCCTATGCATGTTACCATGCTTCCCGAAAGCCCAGTAGTATAGTCAAGAGCGTATTGTATCCAGACCCGACTAAAGTTAACGGTCTAGTCACTGGTTTCTACCCTTGGCCGATCGGTGAGGTCTTTTTGAAGAAGGAAGAATTTGTTAACGAGCACAGAAATGTGTCTCGAGAGAAGGGTTGGGCTCCGTTTAATGGGAAAGATGGGACATCGAAGTTGGGGGAAATTGATCTAGCTTTTTTGGGATGTTATTCTTTGGGGATGTATGTAGCTGGGCATTTGGGGGACACTTTGGATCTTCGATTGTTCTTAACGACAGGGATGATTGGAAGTGGTATTTTTGTGTGTTTGTTTGGAATGGGATATTTTTGGAATGTTCACTCTTTTGGGTTTTATCTAGTTATGCAAATGCTTGCCGGTTTGTTTCAGGCCACAGGGTGGCCTTCGGTTGTGGCGGTGATCGGAAACTGGTTTGGGAAGAGGAAGAGGGGTTTGATAATGGGTGTTTGGAATGCTCATACTTCTGTTGGTAACATAAGTGGTTCACTTCTAGCTGCTAGCGTTTTGGAGTTTGGTTGGGGTTGGTCTTTCATTGTTCCAGGTGGATTGATTGTGATGGGTGGGATTCTTGTTTACATGTTCTTAGCTGCTTATCCTGAGGATGTTGGATTCTCGTGTTCTCAAGGCTCAGCTACAAATGAGGAAGAAAGTCCTATTGAGAAaagggaaagtaatggtggtggtggtgttcTTCCTTCACATGGGTCAGTGAGTAGAAGTAGTGTTGGACTTGTTCAGGCCTGTATGATACCGGGTGTGATTCCTTTTGCATTGTGCCTCTTCTTTGCCAAGCTTGTGGCCTACACGTTTCTCTACTGGTTACCCTTTTATTTAAGCCAAACAG AAATTGGTGGGGAGTATGTTTCAGTAAAATCTGCTGGAAATCTCTCTACTCTATTTGATGTAGGGGGCATATTTGGTGGAATCCTTGCTGGATATGTATCTGATAAGCTCCGTGCTCGGGCTACAACTGCAGCCTGCTTCATGTATGCTGCGATTCCTTCCCTTCTTCTGTATCGCTCTTATGGGAACATTTCAAAAACTGTCAACATTGTTCTTATGATGACTGCTGGCTTGTTTGTAAATGGACCCTATGCACTCATCACCACTGCAGTTTCTGCAGACCTTGGCACACACAGTTCTCTTAGGGGAAATTCTCGAGCGCTGGCCACAGTTACTGCCATTATTGATGGCACTGGATCTGTTGGTGCAGCTCTTGGCCCTTTACTTACTGGCTTTCTTTCAACAAAAGGATGGGATACGGTATTTGTGATGCTCATGTTAGGAGCTCTTATTGCTGGACTACTGTTATCCCGTCTGGTTGCGGCTGAAATTTCTGAGAGAGCTTCCAAACAGTTGCCAGTTTCCAACGGGCAACAAAATTGTGGAG